A stretch of the Bacillus anthracis str. Vollum genome encodes the following:
- a CDS encoding ferredoxin yields MAKYTIVDKDTCIACGACGAAAPDIYDYDDEGIAFVTLDDNQGIVEIPDVLIEDMMDAFEGCPTDSIKVADESFDGDALKFE; encoded by the coding sequence ATGGCAAAATATACAATCGTTGATAAAGATACTTGTATTGCATGTGGTGCTTGTGGCGCTGCTGCACCAGACATTTATGACTATGATGATGAAGGTATTGCATTTGTAACATTAGATGATAACCAAGGTATCGTTGAAATTCCAGATGTATTAATTGAAGATATGATGGATGCATTCGAAGGCTGTCCAACTGACTCAATTAAAGTTGCTGACGAATCATTCGACGGAGACGCTTTAAAATTCGAATAG
- a CDS encoding helix-turn-helix domain-containing protein, with protein sequence MQIQYTLLHCLKQLNGERTVSSIYYLLKGKRSSQTLQDGNMFRISFLFGIYKSLNRNDYDGEVAKLLQADFIQEIHENTYVLTPTGKMQLHKWEEVYAFPAHLHGLHYGELGETFWKRLSLIIQIISNLQQNNTRFIPIQQDTEIMMWVKRFLTGRPYKRSELARKLWTEVHNLLEKSNAIEATIVTYRLTGYERIGCTLQQLAEITKQDIFRVYFLFWGTIHFFIQEVRDKENEFPLLAEIISYPNERAELFSLSTKKTYNFWRQGRSLEEIATIRNLKVATIEDHFVEIALREKDFSIEMFMEKEKIDKVIKVIEALQTRKLRVLKQAVGEDISYFEVRLVLARMEGVNET encoded by the coding sequence ATGCAAATACAATATACTTTGTTGCATTGTTTAAAACAATTGAATGGTGAAAGAACCGTTTCTTCTATTTATTATTTACTAAAGGGCAAACGTTCTTCGCAAACTTTACAAGATGGAAATATGTTCCGAATTTCTTTTTTGTTCGGAATATATAAATCATTAAATAGAAATGACTATGATGGTGAAGTTGCAAAGTTGTTGCAAGCGGATTTTATTCAAGAAATACATGAAAATACATATGTGTTAACACCTACGGGTAAAATGCAGTTACATAAATGGGAGGAAGTTTATGCTTTTCCGGCGCATTTGCATGGTTTACATTATGGTGAATTAGGTGAAACATTTTGGAAAAGATTATCATTAATTATTCAAATCATATCAAATTTACAACAGAATAATACGAGGTTTATTCCAATTCAGCAAGATACAGAAATAATGATGTGGGTGAAACGTTTTCTAACAGGAAGGCCATATAAGAGAAGTGAGTTGGCGAGAAAACTATGGACGGAAGTACATAATCTTTTAGAAAAGAGTAATGCGATAGAAGCGACGATTGTAACATATCGATTAACAGGTTATGAACGCATTGGTTGTACATTGCAACAATTAGCAGAAATTACGAAACAAGATATATTCAGGGTGTATTTTTTATTTTGGGGTACAATACATTTCTTTATACAAGAAGTTCGTGATAAAGAAAATGAATTTCCACTATTAGCTGAAATTATATCTTATCCAAATGAGAGAGCTGAATTATTTAGTTTATCCACGAAAAAAACATATAATTTTTGGAGACAAGGACGTTCTTTAGAAGAAATAGCGACGATTCGGAATTTAAAGGTTGCAACGATAGAAGATCATTTTGTTGAAATTGCTTTGCGAGAAAAAGATTTTTCTATTGAAATGTTTATGGAAAAAGAAAAGATAGACAAAGTAATAAAAGTAATTGAAGCATTGCAAACGCGGAAGTTACGTGTTTTGAAACAAGCGGTTGGAGAAGATATCTCTTATTTTGAAGTTCGTCTTGTATTAGCGCGGATGGAGGGTGTAAATGAAACTTGA